One stretch of Aigarchaeota archaeon DNA includes these proteins:
- a CDS encoding CTP-dependent riboflavin kinase, whose product MKLLGGKESILIFLAESGAFAHEVRITTSMLAKQLAISQQTASRLLIQLEGDGYITRRIVGKETYVKLTEKGVSELVDLHVRLKGIFERPVKITLEGRVFSGLGEGAYYISLSGYYNQIKEKLGFEPFLGTLNVRLLSSTAIEGRMLLEKAADIVIEGFRDEKRSYGGAKCIKAIFNDKDECAILFIERTHYDSSVIEVVAPHNLRERHGLRDGDKVKLTVNLQPILLFNNLLGTSNA is encoded by the coding sequence ATGAAGTTGCTAGGGGGAAAGGAGAGTATACTTATATTCCTAGCAGAAAGTGGTGCCTTTGCTCATGAAGTACGAATAACTACTTCAATGCTCGCAAAACAACTTGCTATTTCGCAGCAAACAGCATCAAGGCTACTTATTCAGCTTGAGGGGGATGGTTATATAACACGAAGAATCGTCGGAAAAGAAACTTATGTGAAATTGACAGAAAAAGGTGTGAGCGAATTGGTTGACTTGCATGTTAGGCTGAAGGGAATATTTGAGCGTCCTGTAAAGATAACTTTAGAAGGTAGGGTATTTTCTGGTCTTGGCGAGGGTGCTTACTACATCAGCCTTTCAGGCTATTATAACCAAATCAAGGAGAAGCTGGGTTTCGAACCCTTCCTTGGTACGCTCAACGTCAGACTTCTATCGAGTACGGCAATAGAGGGGAGAATGTTATTAGAAAAAGCCGCTGACATAGTGATAGAGGGCTTCAGGGACGAGAAGAGAAGTTATGGTGGTGCCAAGTGTATAAAGGCGATCTTTAACGATAAAGATGAGTGCGCTATACTCTTTATAGAAAGAACCCATTATGATTCATCTGTAATAGAGGTTGTGGCACCACACAATCTCAGGGAGAGGCATGGTCTTAGGGATGGGGATAAAGTAAAGCTTACGGTAAACCTCCAACCGATTCTGCTATTTAATAATCTTCTGGGTACGAGTAACGCTTAA
- the larB gene encoding nickel pincer cofactor biosynthesis protein LarB, with the protein MNLREILTRFSKGQLTINDAEKLIKLLAIQEVSNFARLDVGRELRKDIPELILAEGKTDEQLSEIINALLGRAGRVIVTRLQRERYNYLITRIPEDCERQYNELARILIVRAKGYPRPSTGGKVGILTAGTHDVPVAEEARVVAEEMGCTVKVFYDVGVAGIHRLFEPLKTLLEWDADVIVVVAGREGALPSVVGSLVDVPIIAVPTSSGYGYGGRGKTALMAMLQSCSLGIGVVNIDGGVPAGVLSALIANRAAKFRT; encoded by the coding sequence ATGAACTTACGCGAAATACTCACAAGGTTTTCTAAGGGTCAACTAACCATTAACGACGCTGAAAAGCTCATCAAACTTCTTGCCATCCAAGAGGTATCAAACTTTGCAAGGTTAGACGTTGGTAGAGAGCTGAGGAAAGACATACCGGAACTCATACTCGCTGAGGGAAAAACAGATGAGCAGCTTTCAGAGATAATAAATGCATTATTAGGGAGAGCCGGCAGGGTTATAGTAACTAGGCTTCAGAGAGAAAGATATAATTATCTCATAACACGCATACCAGAAGATTGCGAACGCCAGTACAATGAACTAGCCAGGATACTTATCGTGAGAGCCAAAGGCTACCCTAGGCCCAGCACTGGTGGAAAGGTCGGCATACTCACGGCTGGGACTCATGACGTTCCGGTAGCTGAGGAAGCTAGAGTTGTTGCCGAAGAAATGGGTTGTACAGTAAAGGTCTTTTACGACGTTGGAGTAGCCGGCATACATAGGCTTTTTGAACCACTTAAAACACTACTAGAATGGGATGCCGATGTTATAGTAGTCGTGGCTGGAAGGGAAGGGGCTCTTCCTAGCGTTGTTGGCAGCCTAGTCGATGTACCAATCATCGCCGTTCCAACATCATCTGGTTATGGTTATGGTGGCCGAGGTAAGACAGCATTGATGGCAATGCTACAGTCATGCTCGCTTGGTATAGGCGTAGTGAATATAGACGGTGGTGTTCCAGCAGGTGTCCTTTCTGCATTGATAGCTAATAGGGCTGCAAAGTTTCGAACTTAA
- the thrC gene encoding threonine synthase produces the protein MKKVWQECIECHMTYDEDVIKYKCDCGGLLEVLIDLKNLERISWNRLRSRNFNVLRYFEFLPFEDVNGIISLNEGGTPIYRCEKLGEWLGAKDVYVKYEGTNPTGSFKDRGMCIGITKALKLGVKGVACASTGNTAASLAAYSAKAGIPCIVIVPKQTVTFGKLFQAMMYGAKVVRLDGTFDEALNLVWKVVEEMGIYLLNSINPWRLEGQKTVAFEIVDQLGRVPRYVVLPVGNCGNIAAAWKGFKEMELVGLINEVPSMVGIQAEGASPFVDLVKEGYNTLRPVERPNTIASAIRIGKPVNWKKALLAIKESNGLVAKISDVEIIEAQRMLASLEGIGVEPAAAASIAGTKKLIENGEIDANETIVCVCTGNILKDPNPELIKGLESIDVTPNLELIRNIFTSLLG, from the coding sequence ATGAAAAAAGTTTGGCAAGAATGTATAGAATGTCATATGACGTACGATGAAGATGTTATCAAGTATAAATGTGATTGTGGTGGTCTGTTAGAGGTCCTCATAGATCTAAAAAATTTGGAGAGAATTTCTTGGAATAGACTCAGGTCTAGGAATTTTAATGTTTTGAGATACTTTGAGTTTCTTCCGTTTGAAGACGTCAACGGCATAATATCGCTAAACGAAGGCGGAACACCTATCTATAGATGTGAAAAACTTGGCGAATGGTTGGGAGCTAAAGATGTTTATGTCAAGTATGAAGGTACGAACCCTACAGGTAGCTTCAAGGATAGAGGTATGTGTATCGGTATAACAAAAGCGCTAAAACTCGGGGTAAAGGGTGTTGCGTGCGCCTCAACTGGTAATACCGCTGCATCGCTTGCAGCATATTCGGCTAAGGCTGGAATTCCCTGCATTGTTATCGTGCCGAAACAGACTGTTACGTTTGGCAAATTATTCCAAGCCATGATGTATGGTGCTAAGGTGGTTAGATTAGATGGAACTTTTGACGAAGCCTTAAACTTAGTATGGAAAGTTGTCGAGGAGATGGGCATATATCTGCTTAATTCAATAAATCCATGGAGGCTCGAGGGGCAAAAAACTGTGGCCTTTGAAATAGTAGACCAACTTGGTAGGGTGCCAAGATATGTAGTACTTCCTGTCGGGAACTGTGGGAATATAGCGGCGGCTTGGAAAGGGTTTAAAGAAATGGAATTAGTAGGTCTCATAAATGAAGTGCCGTCGATGGTTGGCATACAGGCTGAAGGCGCATCACCTTTTGTGGATCTGGTGAAGGAAGGATATAATACGCTAAGACCGGTTGAGAGGCCCAATACTATAGCATCTGCCATAAGAATAGGGAAACCGGTAAACTGGAAAAAAGCACTGTTAGCCATAAAGGAATCTAACGGTCTCGTTGCAAAAATCTCAGACGTTGAGATAATCGAGGCTCAGAGAATGTTAGCTAGCCTTGAGGGGATCGGTGTTGAGCCAGCTGCTGCAGCGTCGATAGCCGGCACAAAGAAACTTATAGAGAACGGAGAGATCGATGCTAACGAAACGATCGTTTGTGTATGTACAGGAAATATATTGAAAGATCCAAACCCAGAGTTGATTAAGGGCTTAGAGTCCATAGACGTCACGCCTAACCTGGAGCTTATCAGGAATATCTTTACTTCTTTGCTCGGGTAG
- a CDS encoding recombinase RecA, translating to MLQRISTGIPKLDKMLGGGFIQGRTYLVAGETGAGKTILALQFLRDGLLHNEPCVYVSLDERVSNVLTGAETLGWNFWPYVKSGLFYPFEIRLEAAEVRKYGKESKAFIEAIKRVTKGGPISRIVLDPVSALATGAKEEFYVREYLREVITYLEEVCKATTLLITDIPTGSTRLSRFGYEEFLASGVIVMGINRLDGRLVRTLYVRKMRWSQMDPTIYTFEIQSGFGIVIKQPLDSLIGKSTTSEVKANDELDEEKTF from the coding sequence TTGTTACAAAGAATTTCGACAGGTATACCAAAGCTCGACAAGATGCTGGGAGGTGGCTTCATCCAAGGACGGACATACCTCGTCGCCGGCGAAACCGGTGCCGGCAAAACAATACTTGCCCTACAGTTTTTGAGAGACGGATTATTACATAATGAGCCATGCGTTTACGTATCTTTAGATGAAAGGGTTAGTAACGTCTTGACGGGTGCTGAGACATTAGGCTGGAACTTTTGGCCTTATGTTAAGAGTGGGCTTTTTTACCCGTTCGAGATAAGACTCGAAGCTGCTGAAGTCAGAAAATATGGGAAGGAGAGCAAGGCGTTCATTGAAGCCATCAAAAGGGTGACTAAAGGAGGGCCCATATCGAGGATCGTCCTGGACCCCGTCTCGGCCCTTGCTACGGGAGCTAAAGAAGAATTTTATGTTAGAGAGTATTTACGAGAGGTCATAACGTACTTAGAGGAGGTCTGCAAAGCTACAACCCTGCTCATCACAGACATACCTACGGGCTCTACTAGGCTAAGTAGGTTTGGTTACGAAGAATTCCTCGCGTCGGGCGTAATAGTGATGGGCATAAATAGGTTGGATGGTAGGCTTGTCAGGACACTGTACGTAAGAAAGATGCGGTGGTCACAGATGGACCCCACAATATACACATTCGAAATACAATCTGGTTTTGGTATAGTCATTAAGCAACCACTTGACTCACTGATAGGTAAATCAACAACATCAGAAGTTAAAGCAAACGATGAGTTGGACGAGGAGAAAACGTTTTAA
- a CDS encoding proteasome subunit beta codes for MQFPYPGATTLGIRSKSAVALASEKRLSYGYFVVSKSVRKVFQITPKIGAACAGFVADMQMLIRDATAAVNLYRIENRIEPRVQTVAKVLSNYLFSSRFFPYLTESLVGGFDEDGTHIIVLDPLGSMIEDDYAVIGSGAEIAIGVVESEYRKDMTPKELYDLSVKAIKVSIARDAASGNGIDILIFTEKGLTVNETINL; via the coding sequence ATGCAGTTTCCGTACCCAGGTGCAACAACGCTGGGTATCAGGAGCAAAAGCGCTGTCGCCTTAGCTTCTGAGAAAAGACTTTCGTATGGCTACTTCGTCGTGAGTAAATCCGTAAGAAAGGTATTCCAGATAACTCCAAAGATAGGTGCTGCGTGTGCAGGGTTCGTCGCTGACATGCAGATGCTCATAAGGGATGCGACAGCCGCGGTAAACCTCTATAGAATCGAGAACCGCATCGAACCGAGGGTTCAGACAGTGGCCAAGGTTCTCTCCAACTACCTATTCAGTAGCAGATTTTTCCCTTATTTGACGGAAAGTTTAGTTGGAGGGTTTGATGAAGATGGCACGCACATCATAGTATTGGACCCACTGGGCTCCATGATAGAGGACGATTATGCTGTCATAGGTTCTGGCGCTGAGATAGCAATAGGGGTTGTTGAAAGCGAGTACAGAAAGGATATGACACCAAAAGAGCTTTACGATTTATCCGTAAAAGCGATCAAAGTATCGATAGCTAGGGACGCGGCAAGTGGAAACGGTATAGACATACTCATATTTACCGAAAAAGGTCTGACAGTTAACGAGACCATAAACTTATGA
- the rtcA gene encoding RNA 3'-terminal phosphate cyclase, whose amino-acid sequence MCAENVIGLDGSIGEGGGQVLRTAIALSAMMLRPIKIYNIRAKRSPPGLRPQHLTAVKAVAWLSNADVKGLNVGSSEVVFIPKRLKGGKMTFDAGTAGSTTLILQSLMPAMSFAEEQVEVEIRGGTNNPMAPPFEYLSYVLLPVLKQMGCKFSLELMRRGFYPRGQGIVRVRSEPVDYIKPIRLTEFSGVEKISGISYSCRLPSHIAERMAKSASKFLSMNGYDNADIWLEVLQPDTPKCSVDAGCGIILFARTKDGHIIASDSLGRLGVPAEKIGEEVAADLVKQLNAKAPVDKHLGDQLVIWVAIAKGYSEYRVTELTLHTLTSVEVCKRLTGAEFMVDGAIGESGMISCNGIGLTRKVGK is encoded by the coding sequence TTGTGTGCAGAAAATGTTATCGGGCTTGATGGCTCCATAGGAGAAGGCGGAGGTCAAGTACTGAGAACCGCTATAGCGCTCTCCGCCATGATGCTAAGACCCATAAAGATATACAACATCAGGGCTAAGAGATCGCCCCCTGGTCTTAGACCGCAACACCTGACCGCGGTTAAGGCAGTGGCCTGGTTATCGAATGCCGATGTTAAAGGGTTGAACGTAGGTTCTAGTGAAGTAGTTTTCATACCAAAAAGATTGAAGGGTGGAAAGATGACTTTTGATGCAGGAACTGCCGGTAGCACTACGTTGATACTACAGTCCTTGATGCCTGCCATGAGCTTTGCGGAAGAGCAAGTAGAAGTCGAGATAAGAGGAGGGACCAACAACCCTATGGCACCACCCTTCGAGTATCTTTCATACGTGCTCCTACCAGTTCTTAAGCAGATGGGTTGCAAATTTTCGCTCGAACTAATGAGGCGCGGTTTTTATCCAAGAGGTCAGGGGATAGTCAGGGTTAGGTCGGAGCCCGTAGACTATATTAAACCGATCAGACTCACGGAATTTTCAGGTGTAGAGAAGATATCGGGAATTAGCTACAGTTGTAGGTTACCAAGTCACATAGCGGAGCGTATGGCTAAGAGTGCATCTAAGTTTCTGAGCATGAATGGTTATGATAATGCTGATATATGGTTAGAAGTTTTGCAACCTGATACGCCTAAATGTTCGGTTGATGCCGGCTGTGGCATAATATTGTTCGCTAGGACGAAGGATGGACACATAATAGCATCTGATAGTCTAGGAAGGTTAGGTGTTCCTGCTGAGAAAATAGGCGAAGAGGTGGCAGCGGACTTAGTAAAACAACTGAACGCCAAAGCACCTGTTGATAAGCACCTCGGTGACCAGCTAGTTATATGGGTAGCAATCGCAAAAGGTTACTCCGAGTACAGGGTTACAGAGTTAACGCTACACACACTCACAAGCGTTGAAGTCTGTAAGAGGTTAACTGGCGCAGAATTTATGGTTGATGGTGCGATTGGCGAATCAGGCATGATATCCTGTAACGGCATAGGCTTAACGCGAAAAGTTGGAAAGTAA
- a CDS encoding PAC2 family protein: MEEIIRFYEQPSLKEPCLVAGFYGWSDGGRVSSMSLIYLLTKLPSKLFAEMNPEPFYDFTVRRPYVSYKSGIMTSYTMPKNEFWYVKEAGGRSLVLLLGEEPNLNWIKYVDTIIQVIKKFGVKRVYTIGGLLDRVPHTVEPIISFFINNENLRKDVLMFGGEFTNYEGPSSIHSLILYACMKEDIEAMSIWGHSPIYLPFPDIQTTYYIVRKLLEHLKIKLDLSDLEAENRDFKTRLDIEMQSQPELKRLVLELEDEYYKTRRRLGYMS; this comes from the coding sequence ATGGAGGAGATCATCCGCTTTTATGAGCAGCCATCTTTAAAAGAGCCATGTCTAGTAGCAGGCTTCTATGGTTGGTCTGATGGTGGAAGAGTATCTAGCATGTCGCTCATTTACTTGCTGACGAAACTTCCATCAAAACTTTTTGCCGAAATGAACCCAGAACCCTTCTATGATTTCACAGTGAGAAGACCGTACGTTTCTTATAAATCAGGCATTATGACAAGCTATACCATGCCAAAAAATGAATTCTGGTATGTCAAGGAGGCTGGCGGCCGCTCGCTTGTGTTGCTCTTAGGTGAGGAGCCTAACCTGAACTGGATAAAATACGTTGATACCATAATACAGGTGATCAAAAAATTTGGGGTGAAGAGGGTTTATACAATAGGTGGTTTGTTGGACAGGGTACCGCATACCGTTGAACCTATTATAAGCTTTTTCATCAACAATGAAAACCTTAGAAAAGACGTGTTGATGTTTGGTGGAGAATTTACGAACTACGAAGGGCCCAGTAGCATCCATAGTCTTATACTTTACGCGTGTATGAAAGAGGACATAGAAGCCATGAGTATTTGGGGACATTCACCCATTTACCTTCCATTCCCAGACATTCAGACTACTTACTACATTGTAAGAAAACTCTTAGAGCACCTCAAAATAAAGCTGGACTTAAGTGACCTTGAAGCTGAGAATAGGGACTTCAAGACTAGGCTCGACATCGAGATGCAAAGTCAACCAGAGTTGAAGAGATTGGTCCTGGAGCTAGAAGACGAGTACTACAAGACACGAAGAAGACTCGGTTATATGTCCTAA
- a CDS encoding PAC2 family protein: protein MVLEKGMLETDVIFEKGLENFYSEDAVLIEGLPGVGLVAKVAVSYLLTKLDLKRVCRLYSPYFSNIGFIRDGRLMFSFSDIYLAKSPRPMLLLYGNAQPITSYGQYEFCEKILDVAQKFGCKFVITLGGYGRDLVSDKRMVFCSSTDKNMLEKWVRKIGGLRYSGQIIGAAGLLVTLASMRNMNGLSILIETNGSAPDFFGAMRAIESLNKLLDINIKPKDLEELSSAYAFAEIEYERL, encoded by the coding sequence ATGGTGTTGGAAAAAGGGATGCTCGAGACAGACGTCATTTTCGAAAAGGGGTTGGAGAACTTCTACTCAGAAGATGCTGTGTTAATAGAAGGTCTGCCAGGTGTTGGTTTGGTTGCAAAGGTTGCTGTTTCTTATCTCTTAACTAAACTGGACTTGAAGAGAGTATGTCGGCTCTACTCACCATATTTTTCGAACATCGGCTTCATAAGAGATGGAAGACTCATGTTTAGCTTTAGCGATATTTATCTTGCCAAGTCGCCCAGACCTATGTTGTTGCTTTATGGAAATGCACAACCCATAACCAGCTATGGACAATATGAGTTCTGTGAGAAAATCTTAGACGTCGCACAGAAGTTCGGATGCAAATTCGTTATAACGTTAGGAGGTTATGGTAGGGATCTAGTATCAGATAAAAGGATGGTATTCTGCTCATCGACAGACAAGAATATGCTTGAAAAATGGGTTAGGAAGATCGGTGGTCTAAGATACTCTGGACAGATAATAGGAGCGGCAGGTTTGCTGGTCACGCTAGCAAGTATGAGGAACATGAACGGCCTTTCAATACTTATAGAGACTAATGGATCGGCTCCAGACTTCTTCGGAGCCATGCGTGCTATAGAATCCTTAAACAAGCTTCTCGACATAAATATTAAACCAAAAGACCTCGAGGAACTTTCCAGTGCTTATGCTTTTGCAGAGATAGAATACGAACGCCTCTAA
- a CDS encoding Lsm family RNA-binding protein, whose amino-acid sequence MALPSKRFSDEFAALIDKVVRVSTVQGIKLEGKLLAYNPSDYSIWLADVKDESGNVIPKVFLSGSNILMIETMEAGIDMQKLAERLNRVFPNMVKYIKEADVILVMDRIRVTRSGVIEGSGPAAERVQKVFEEFVKEEAK is encoded by the coding sequence ATGGCGTTACCATCAAAGAGGTTTTCTGATGAATTCGCGGCACTGATAGACAAAGTCGTCAGAGTTTCAACGGTCCAAGGCATAAAGTTAGAAGGAAAGCTATTAGCATATAATCCATCGGACTACAGCATATGGCTTGCAGATGTAAAAGATGAGAGCGGCAACGTAATTCCGAAAGTGTTTCTATCCGGTAGTAATATATTGATGATCGAAACGATGGAGGCAGGAATAGACATGCAGAAGCTCGCAGAGAGACTCAACCGTGTTTTTCCTAATATGGTCAAGTACATCAAGGAGGCGGACGTCATACTTGTCATGGATAGGATTAGGGTAACAAGGAGCGGTGTGATCGAGGGGTCTGGGCCGGCTGCTGAACGTGTCCAAAAGGTCTTTGAAGAATTCGTTAAAGAAGAGGCAAAATGA